One stretch of Rhipicephalus sanguineus isolate Rsan-2018 chromosome 10, BIME_Rsan_1.4, whole genome shotgun sequence DNA includes these proteins:
- the LOC119406342 gene encoding early growth response protein 1-like: MGRPGQDWHFQLNSHFLRPNQFRCHHCSRMFTRRSSLERHALIHTGDRPFRCLYCGASFALKQTLSRHILTHTGEKPHKCDFCLRTFIQRSILVRHRKKHLQEHGIAVS, from the coding sequence ATGGGACGACCCGGCCAGGACTGGCATTTCCAGCTGAACTCCCACTTTCTGCGGCCGAACCAGTTCCGGTGCCACCATTGCTCGCGGATGTTCACGCGGCGCAGCAGCCTGGAGCGGCATGCGCTCATCCACACCGGGGACCGTCCCTTCAGGTGCCTCTACTGCGGTGCCTCGTTCGCGCTCAAGCAGACCCTCTCGCGGCACATCCTCACGCACACGGGCGAGAAGCCACACAAGTGCGACTTCTGCCTGCGCACCTTCATCCAGAGGTCGATCCTGGTGCGACACCGCAAGAAGCACCTCCAGGAGCATGGCATTGCCGTCAGCTGA